One Bdellovibrionales bacterium genomic window carries:
- a CDS encoding M48 family metalloprotease, producing MLKFLVFSAVVLSGACASASLEADVENVRIESVRQNKTRLPEMIQEGRKICTYLRDKPSEYETCMKQLLALATSQLGCESSLSRWTEMGIKDQKDMNSILADHPLVPVNDTVSKIFEELIEVGNAQWVQAKLDSSLPVALFPLPQWNIRAYNANFYNAHAGADGSVLISNKFWSEQTAFTESEIRAILGHEVAHVLLNHSLQTACVYNEWAANTPDLSLQEAQEIIRADFSVQYGGGKAWSELSQRNEFQADLKSVELLDSLEYNAGAMSSAIRKLHEMSPKGGFTSGTHPELLVRADKAQAKAQELANKRLGF from the coding sequence ATGTTAAAATTTTTAGTTTTCAGTGCTGTTGTTTTGAGTGGGGCTTGCGCCTCCGCCTCTTTGGAAGCGGACGTCGAAAATGTGCGCATCGAGAGCGTGCGCCAAAACAAAACTCGTCTTCCCGAGATGATTCAAGAAGGTCGAAAGATTTGCACCTACCTCCGCGATAAGCCGAGCGAATACGAAACATGCATGAAGCAACTCCTGGCTTTGGCGACAAGTCAGCTGGGCTGCGAATCGAGCTTAAGCCGTTGGACCGAAATGGGGATCAAAGATCAAAAAGACATGAACTCCATTCTTGCGGACCACCCGTTGGTTCCCGTAAATGATACCGTTTCTAAAATTTTTGAAGAACTGATCGAAGTGGGAAACGCACAGTGGGTGCAAGCAAAGCTTGACTCCTCCCTTCCCGTTGCACTTTTCCCCTTACCTCAATGGAACATTCGCGCTTACAACGCTAACTTTTACAATGCTCATGCCGGCGCTGACGGCAGTGTGTTGATCTCTAATAAATTTTGGAGTGAGCAAACCGCCTTTACCGAAAGCGAAATTCGCGCCATCTTAGGTCACGAGGTCGCCCACGTCCTTCTCAATCACTCGTTGCAAACGGCTTGCGTGTACAACGAATGGGCGGCGAACACTCCAGATCTATCGCTTCAGGAAGCGCAAGAGATTATTCGCGCTGATTTTAGCGTTCAGTACGGGGGTGGTAAAGCGTGGTCCGAACTCTCGCAGCGCAATGAGTTTCAGGCAGATCTTAAATCGGTCGAGCTTCTTGACTCTCTGGAGTACAATGCGGGCGCGATGTCTTCGGCCATTCGAAAACTTCACGAGATGAGTCCCAAAGGTGGATTCACCTCGGGAACTCACCCCGAACTTCTCGTTCGTGCCGATAAGGCCCAAGCGAAAGCGCAGGAGCTGGCGAATAAACGCCTTGGTTTTTAA
- a CDS encoding transposase, whose product MPRKSLYKTDQFPYHVYNRSNNKEFFYVDRDHLWEIFIECFYQLKIQFFCDIHFFVLMSNHYHLVISTPRCNLGEAMKYLHREVARRANRSSGRINHFFGGRYKWSVIQNEIYYWNCVKYVLQNPVKAELCKSVFDYNYSSLNVPALLFQWQPSDLFNFESTPLMLDRDWLDEPLDSEKEEVIRKGLRRRIFQIPRSMSGRALTLDDSQCKKGTVTWDGAREET is encoded by the coding sequence ATGCCAAGAAAATCTCTTTATAAAACCGACCAATTTCCTTATCACGTTTACAACCGATCAAATAATAAAGAGTTTTTTTATGTCGATCGAGATCATTTGTGGGAAATATTTATTGAATGTTTTTACCAACTTAAAATTCAGTTTTTTTGCGACATACACTTTTTCGTTCTTATGTCTAATCACTACCATCTTGTGATAAGCACTCCCAGATGTAATCTCGGTGAGGCTATGAAGTATCTACATCGCGAAGTGGCTAGGAGAGCAAATCGATCATCAGGTCGTATCAATCATTTTTTTGGTGGTCGCTACAAGTGGTCTGTGATTCAAAATGAAATTTATTATTGGAACTGTGTAAAGTATGTTTTGCAAAATCCAGTAAAAGCTGAGCTTTGTAAATCGGTTTTCGATTACAATTATTCTTCTTTGAATGTTCCGGCATTGCTTTTTCAATGGCAACCCAGTGATCTCTTTAATTTTGAATCTACACCGTTGATGTTAGATCGCGATTGGCTCGATGAGCCCTTGGATTCAGAGAAAGAGGAAGTGATTCGAAAAGGATTGCGTCGCCGCATTTTTCAAATCCCGAGAAGTATGAGTGGTCGGGCGCTTACACTTGACGATTCGCAATGCAAAAAGGGAACTGTTACCTGGGATGGTGCGCGAGAGGAGACTTGA